In Lathyrus oleraceus cultivar Zhongwan6 chromosome 2, CAAS_Psat_ZW6_1.0, whole genome shotgun sequence, the DNA window GTAATTGATGAATTTCTGGATTTAGCAAAAAAAATATATAACAGGTGTTCGCCAAGAAATTTCAATGTACTAACTCGACAAGTGAGTTAGCTAGAATTTATGTACAAAATGTAAGTTAAGATTTCAAGCCTTTCGACTAGAGACATTGGGACAAAACATCAATGATTCGACATATTGATGATTTGGTCTGGTATTTAATGAAATTTTCAAAAGTTGTTTTTTGACCAATTCGGCAGATCGAAGGATATTCGACCAAAGAAAATTCAAAATCAAACCAATTAACTACTTTTTGGTCTTATCAAAAACACCAAAGACACATGGAGATCAATCGAAGGCAAGTGAAGCATGTAGAGGTGACGTGTCAGATGGAAGACGGTTGAACGTTGAAGACAATTAGTTTCATACTACTATAAATAGGGAATCTAACATTAGGATTCAGGGTGGTAAAATCATTGTAAACCTCAATACATACTCAAAGTACCCATACGTAAGTGAGAAACGAGCCTCTGAAGAAAATGTACTTGCCTACCAACTTTTACTTATGCGAAAAAGCCTGTTCATTTCATCTATATTTACTTATTTTTGTTTTCATTCAAGTTACCATTTCGACTTAGTTGAAATTGATATTATATTTACTTTCAAAATTAACTTTTTTTCCAAAGTAGTAAACACGAATACTCGGCAATATTAATGCACACTTCTTTTTCTCAGAAATTTCACACAACATGCCCCAGGATTTACTAGTTTGGTCCTTCAAGCAATAAATTAAAACTAAGTGATTATTTACCAAAATCGTCGGTGAACAAATTGGAACGCCCAGTGAGACCTGTTTgtgcaattttttttaaaattttctccttttAAAAAAAGTGTTgtatttttatttctttgttgtcAGTCTTTTCTTACATTGGAAAAATGTTTTCCGTGTTTGGACTTTTATGCGCTTGAGGAGTGGTAGAACTCTTGCCAGAATTGTTCGCCCTAAGAATAATTTACTTCCCCAAAATAACATTCCAGACACTGAACAACTTGTCGGATCGGCAGTTGGAACGATAGGGAATTCAAATCCCATAGGACCCAATGAACATATCCTTACCCCAATAACGAGTGGTGGTTTCATTGCATGCGGTAACAAGCATTCCAACCACTCATAATGCCACTCACACGGCTATACGAGATCACTGGCCTTCTTATGTGCTAGGTTTTATGATGCCACTAGTTTCTAGGGATTCCCTTACGGTATGCCGACTGCGATGATGGGAAGATTACAAAGTAATGTGTCAATGTATGCAGATAATAATGCAACGATATCGTCTCCTTTGAATCCATAACAATCAGATAACAATCAAAACTTAAGTGTGTAGAAGAACAATTGTGTACTCTGATAGTTGAAGACTCTGAAAGAAGCCAACTATGATTGTCAACTCAGAAGACATCAAAGGTTAATGGAAAGAAAAGTCTGAATCAAGTTCTAAACGACATCAAATTATAAAAGATAAATATTGGGAAATGATAACTGATAATTTCTCAGGGTCAAAGGGGAATTTTGATGTCCTGTGCAACGTGGTGTCAATGATACCCGTCGAGTACGACATGGTAATTGAAGTAATTGACGCGAAAGAGGAATGTGCTGTAGAAAATCTGACCGAGCACAAGCCAATTTACTATTATATGATGAATGACGGCTATGCCGAAGAGCATAATGTCATCTTTGAAAAACCAAATATGGGGATGAAAATCCATCTAAAACCTCTTTTCATCAAAGCAAAAGTTGACAATGGTGGTGTCAACAAAGTCCTAGTCAATAGTTGAGTAGTAGTTAACTTGATGCCATATTCCCTATTAAGAAGGATAATGAAGTTCAACACATACTTAAGGCCTCATAACAAGGTGCTATCAAATTATAAAGGAAATAGTGGCCATTCTCTAGGGGCAATCTAGGTATATTTGGTTGTCAGAACCACAGTTCAACCAACCTTATACATGGTCATTCCTTCCAAAGTCAACTATAACTTATTGTTGGGGAGGGAATATATACGCAGTGTTAGTTTCTTCCCTTCATCTCTGTATCAAAGAATATTAAAATGGAGTGAGGACGACATTGTCGAAAACATGGAGGTCGACCAAAGCTACTATATGGCGGAAGTGAACCATGTTAGTAGAAGAACGTTTGATAGGAACCTAGAAAATATTGCACCATGCCCACCAAAGGATCTAGGATTCAGGCCCCAGGAGACTGTATTCTACTCAGTGAGGCTTTACCCAACTCACGGTTTCATGTGGTAATGAGAAATCTGTGGAGAACAACCATCAGAGGAAGATGAAATAACCCCCAACAGGGTGGGGTGATGATAACGCTTACTATGTATGAGTCAAGCACTTGGACCGGGATTATGGACTATGTGACTGAGAATCAGACAAAATTGGCTCACGAAGCCAAGTTACAAACTGAAATGGCCAAGAAGACCAATAATGTAATCGAGTCGAACACATGGACTCGTATTGTGGCTTATGTGGCTGACAATCAAGAAAAATGGCCCAAGAGGTTAAGTTACACCATGAGATGGTTGATGAAGCTAAtttgattaaagttgttaatcACACGCTAGACCAGAGGCTCGAGTGCATATATGATGATGAGCCTTTGGGCTTTGAAAAAGACTTAATGACTTCGACTGAAAAAATCCAAGCTCAAGATTCTTTAGAAGAAATCGACTTAGGAAATTGATTAATCAAGATGCCTACTTATATCAGCGCCAAGATAAATCCAAAGATAAAAAACCAGGTGATACAACTGCTAAAAAACTACAAAGATTTCTTCGCATGGGACTAAGATGAAATTCCAGGCCTTAGTCAAGAACTGGTAGAGTTGAAATTACCCATTCAGTTGGGAAAGAAACCCGTGAAGCAACCACCAATGAGTTTTGTTCCGACAATCATGTCAAAGATAAAAGAAGAAATCAAAAGATTGTAGAGAAGAAAATTCATCAGAACAGGCAGGTATATCAAATGGCTTGCCAACATAGTTCCTGTTATTAAAAAGAATGTAACATTGCAAGTATGCATAAATTTTAGAGATTTAAACAAAGTAACCTCTAAAGATGAATACCACATGTCGGTCGTGAAAATGCTTGTCAACTCGGCAGTAGACCACAAATATCTAAGTATGTTAGATGACTATTTTGGGTATACAAAATGTCCAATCGAGTTGGATTCAACGATTGCGAGATCGATCAAAGTTATTATGAAGATGTTGAAACGTCCATCTAGATGTTAAAATGTAATCTTCAATTATTGTTAACAATCAACTAtgtaatgattttttttttttatgttataAGTTAATTTATTGATGTTATCAATGTTTCATTTTTCGACATCTTCttatttttgcattttcttcTAGTTTAGTATTTTTTGAAAATACACCTCCATAATATTTAGTGTGTGACTAAAAACGGATGAGTGGTATGTGTTTATGATGCGTAAattctaaaaatatttttggtttttATTACAATTTAACATGTACAATTCCATTCTTAAATTCTATTTTATTAAAAGGTACTCCATGTCTAGTAAGTAAGGGTGTGAAAAGTAATACCAGACGTTTTCTCTAAATTCGGCCCAGAGACACCTAGCAAATTTGTCACCCCGCAAGTCACGAGATTGATTCTCACGGTTTCTTCCTCGCACCTGCTGAATCGAAGCTCTGAGCATGGCGTCGAGCAAGCGTTCCGTGTTGCAGTTCTCTTCTCCACATAGCTTGTCCGGGAAGGTTCATCCTCTCGTCATCTTCAACATCTGTGATTGCTATGTCCGTCGTCCTGACCAAGCGGAGCGCGTCATCGGAACCCTACTCGGCTCCGTTCTCCCCGACGGAACCGTCGATATCCGAAATTCATACGCTGTTCCTCACAACGAGTCCGTTGACCAGGTCTTCCACATTCTCCATATGCAATCCTTTTGAAATTAGACTGATTTCCACGAATTTGTCAATGTGTCATTGTAGAAGATTATTCATTGTTTGAAACTAAGGTATATCGAAAGTTAGGTGAAAAAACTCTGTTGtaattttcatttatttttccTTATAGGTTGCTTTGGATATTGAGTACCACCATAACATGTTGCTATCCCACCAAAAAGTGAACCCCAAGGAAGTTATAGTTGGATGGTAAGTCCAGTTCTTTTGAACCCAAGTTCAAATTTTGAAGTTCTGTGAGGATAAATTTGGTTACTTTATGTAGGTATTCAACTGGTCTTGGAGTAAATGGGGGCAGTGCATTAATCCATGAATTTTATTCTCGAGAAGTATCCAACCCTATACATTTGACTGTTGATACAGGATTTGCAGATGGAGAGGGCTCCATAAAAGCATATGTTTCAAACAATTTGTCCCTTGGAGACCGGCAAATTGCTGCGCAGTTTCAAGAAATTCCTTTGGATCTTCGTATGGTTGAAGCTGAGCGCATTGGATGTATGTATTGATTGGATTTCATCttttatattcatttttttcttttttttctttctcaaAGCTATATTTATCTTCTATCATTGCAAAAAAATTATATGCTTGCTTCCATCAATTAATGGATACATCGGCAGAGAGTAGTTcttcaagttttattttaattgatCATTGGGTGATATTGCTTTAGGTTAGGTTTGAAAGAAATTTTTTCCTGATCAGAAGTATTTGGATAATGCCTTGATTTTAGCTCTTGTATATATAATCTAGATATCCCTATACTTTGTCAAAACAACTAAAACTGATATGCTCTTGTTCATCATAATATTTTAAATTTTCTTCCCTATGTGATTTTTTATGAAAATTGCTGCTAAGAATGATAATTCATTTTTCTGTGAAAAGGTGTATTGTTGACATTTACATAAAGAATGATAAAGGAGGCAATGCCAATCACAATATAGCCAAGTATCATTGTTCTATCTTTTTCTCATTGCAACTTATAAAGTTTGCACCTTGATCATGACCAAAAAGTGATCTGTGTCTCATTTGTATTTGGAGAACTGGTATGATATTTGCCTTATATTGTGCGAAATGATGATTTCTTGAAAATCAGGAAGTTCATTTTCTTGTGAATGATGGGACTTGGATCATCTGCAGCCTTTATTTTTGGACTGCACGCGGTGAAGTGCTGTTAAAATCAGACAGGACATATTTGTTGTTATGTTTTCATGGTTTTacagaagaaaaaaaaagtaaaCTTTGATGGCCGAGATCATCTTTATCATGAGTAATATGTTTGGGTTGTTCCCAAGTCTTGAACCTTTGAAATGAATACAAATTTTTATGGCTGGAATTTTTGTTGCGTTGGGTGCACCGTGATCAAATAGTGGCGCCATGGCCTCTATGGCGGATATATATGGCGGTTTCTGGGCTTGCCGCAATGGTAAATATCGGCCGATATTGCGGGTTTTTCCACTATAACGGTGCTTCAAAGTGGCTGGTATGAAGGGACTTTGGCTCTCCGCCATGGACCGCCATCTGCAACACTAATTGGGTGGAATAGTACTCCCAATTATTTTTACATATTTTGGGTCATTGTTTTTAATAAAAGTCCCTT includes these proteins:
- the LOC127118197 gene encoding eukaryotic translation initiation factor 3 subunit F; the protein is MASSKRSVLQFSSPHSLSGKVHPLVIFNICDCYVRRPDQAERVIGTLLGSVLPDGTVDIRNSYAVPHNESVDQVALDIEYHHNMLLSHQKVNPKEVIVGWYSTGLGVNGGSALIHEFYSREVSNPIHLTVDTGFADGEGSIKAYVSNNLSLGDRQIAAQFQEIPLDLRMVEAERIGFDNLKATAVDKIPSDLEGMEASMTHLLALIEDSYKYVDDVVEGRVVPDIKIGKCISDVVGSLPKIPSSTFDKLVNESLQDHLLMLYLSSITRTQLSLAEKLNTAAQIL